One part of the Vitis riparia cultivar Riparia Gloire de Montpellier isolate 1030 chromosome 8, EGFV_Vit.rip_1.0, whole genome shotgun sequence genome encodes these proteins:
- the LOC117920723 gene encoding dnaJ homolog subfamily B member 1-like codes for MGVDYYKILQVDRSAKDDDLKKAYRKLAMKWHPDKNPNNKKEAEAKFKQISEAYDVLSDPQKRAVYDQYGEEGLKGQVPPPGAGGFSGGSDGGPTMFRFNPRSADDIFSEFFGFSSPFGDMGGSRAGGSGFPRGMFSEDFFSSFRGGAGEASSATMPRKGAPIERALPCSLDDLYKGTSKKMKISRDVIDHFGRTTTTEEILTIEIKPGWKKGTKITFPEKGNEQRGIVPSDLIFIIDEKPHLVFKRDGNDLIFTQKISLVEALTGYTVQVTTLDGRTLTIPINSIISPTYEEVVKGEGMPIPKEPSKKGNLRIKFNIKFPARLTSEQKTGIKRLLTS; via the exons ATGGGGGTGGACTACTACAAGATTCTTCAAGTAGATAGAAGCGCCAAAGACGATGACTTAAAGAAAGCTTATCGAAAACTCGCTATGAAATGGCATCCTGACAAAAACCCTAACAACAAGAAAGAGGCCGAGGCCAAATTCAAGCAAATCTCCGAGGCCTATGAC GTTTTGAGTGATCCACAGAAGAGGGCGGTGTATGATCAATACGGAGAGGAGGGGCTCAAGGGCCAGGTGCCGCCTCCGGGTGCCGGTGGGTTTTCCGGCGGGTCGGATGGAGGTCCAACGATGTTCCGGTTCAATCCGAGGAGTGCCGACGATATATTTTCAGAGTTTTTCGGGTTTTCGAGTCCGTTCGGAGACATGGGCGGGTCGCGAGCCGGCGGGTCGGGATTTCCGAGAGGCATGTTCAGTGAAGATTTCTTTTCTTCGTTCAGGGGCGGTGCCGGGGAGGCTTCCTCGGCGACTATGCCGCGGAAAGGGGCGCCGATAGAGCGGGCATTACCGTGTAGCTTGGACGATTTATATAAGGGAACTAGTAAGAAGATGAAGATTTCGAGGGATGTTATTGATCACTTTGG GAGAACCACAACAACAGAAGAAATCCTTACTATTGAGATCAAGCCAGGTTGGAAGAAGGGGACAAAAATCACTTTCCCAGAAAAGGGAAATGAGCAGCGTGGTATTGTACCCTCAGATCTCATCTTTATAATCGATGAGAAGCCTCACCTTGTATTCAAGAGGGATGGCAATGATCTTATTTTCACCCAGAAGATATCTCTCGTGGAAGCTCTAACAGGTTACACAGTACAAGTTACTACTCTTGATGGGAGGACTCTGACGATCCCCATCAACTCGATCATCAGTCCCACCTATGAGGAAGTTGTTAAAGGGGAGGGGATGCCCATCCCCAAGGAACCCTCCAAAAAAGGTAACTTGAGAATTAAGTTCAACATCAAATTCCCCGCCAGGCTTACTTCGGAGCAGAAAACTGGCATTAAGAGGTTGTTAACGTCGTAA
- the LOC117920579 gene encoding uncharacterized protein LOC117920579 gives MVNERDIETDPNKIRVILNMYASRTERKIRGFLGRLQFISRFIARLTDICEPIFRLLRKSQPTVWDDQCQCAFERSREYLLSHLVLVPPTLGRPLLLHLSVSDIALGCMLAQLDDSGKEPALIDRLMRWLVLLTEFVIHYVTQKSIRRSIVADHLASLPVSDGRAIDDDFPDEDFAIVTSLSGWRMYFDGMVNHSGYGIGVLLISSHGDHIPRSRRIVASLFRDVQSAIFMGTLFKPQTNGAVEAANKNIKKISRRMIEASRDWPEKLLFALWAYRTSFRTSTRLYSLVYGMEAVLLVEIEMGSLRVALE, from the exons ATGGTCAATGAGAGAGACATAGAGACAGATCCAAATAAGATTAGAGTCATCCTTAACATGTATGCGTCGAGGACTGAGAGAAAGATCAGAGGtttcttgggtagacttcagtTCATCAGTAGATTTATCGCCAGATTGACAGATATTTGCGAGCCCATTTTTCGACTTTTAAGGAAAAGTCagcctactgtttgggatgatcagtgtcagtgTGCATTCGAGAGGAGCAGAGAGTATTTGTTGTCACATTTAGTTCTAGTGCCTCCTACACTAGGTCGTCCCTTACTCCTACACTTGTCAGTCTCAGACATAGCcttgggatgcatgttagctcagctcgatgattctgGAAAGGA gcCTGCTTTGATTGATCgactcatgagatggttggtactccTAACTGAGTTCGTtattcattatgtcactcagaagtctaTCAGAAGGAGCATTGTTGCagatcacttagcctcattacCAGTTTCTGATGGTAGAGCTATTGATGATGACTTTCCAGATGAGGATTTCGCTATAGTGACTAGTTTGTctggttggcgcatgtactttgatggtatggtcaaccattctggatatggGATAGGTGTTCTATTGATATCCTCTCATGGTGACCATATTCCTAGATCT AGACGGATTGTTGCCAGTTTGTTTAGAGATGTCCAGAGTGCCATATTCATGGGAACCTTATTCAA GCCACAGACTAACGGAGCGGTAGAGGctgcgaataagaatattaagaagATCTCGCGAAGGATGATTGAGGCTTCTCGGGATTGGCCAGAGAAGCTTctatttgcattgtgggcttatcggacttcttttcgcacctctacaagACTTTACTCCttagtgtatggtatggaggcagTGCTACtagttgagatagagatgggttcattgagggTAGCATTGGAGTAA